In a single window of the Vitis vinifera cultivar Pinot Noir 40024 chromosome 6, ASM3070453v1 genome:
- the LOC100259858 gene encoding uncharacterized protein LOC100259858 has translation MDEDEFHRLLELFPIVRSRDYHADLESSRQSTSQSSQDGALKGQNSLDEGNGREIEIQGINLHDAFWEKLKVVAERKVGPVEAERFCKAFQQVHRKLVYEELSLEAARNFVNSSRSSKE, from the exons ATGGACGAGGACGAATTTCATCGGCTTCTCGAGCTCTTCCCGATCGTCAGATCTCGCGACTATCAC GCGGACTTGGAATCATCAAGACAATCAACTTCCCAGTCATCACAAGATGGGGCG TTGAAGGGGCAAAATTCTTTGGATGAAGGGAATGGAAGGGAAATTGAGATTCAAGGAATTAACTTACATG ATGCATTTTGGGAGAAACTAAAGGTGGTTGCAGAGAGGAAG GTGGGGCCGGTGGAGGCGGAGAGATTCTGCAAGGCTTTTCAACAAGTCCATAGGAAACTT GTGTATGAAGAACTGAGCCTAGAAGCTGCTCGGAACTTTGTAAACTCATCGAGAAGTTCAAAAGAATAG
- the LOC100254674 gene encoding 10 kDa chaperonin, mitochondrial translates to MAKRLIPTLNRILVEKIVPPSKTNAGILLPEKTAQLNSGKVVAVGPGARDRDGKLIPLSVREGDTVLLPEYGGNQVKLGDKEYHLFRDDDILGTLHD, encoded by the exons ATGGCAAAGCGTCTGATCCCAACTCTGAACCGCattttggttgagaaaattgtTCCTCCATCCAAAACCAATGCTGGAATCTTGCTTCCTGAGAAAACCGCCCAG CTTAACTCTGGAAAAGTGGTTGCGGTGGGTCCTGGAGCCCGTGACAGAGATGGAAAGCTTATTCCACTTAGTGTAAGGGAAGGAGACACTGTTCTTTTGCCTGAATATGGAGGAAATCAAGTGAAGCTTGGTGATAAAGA GTATCATCTATTTAGAGATGATGATATATTGGGAACTCTTCATGACTGA